The Thermosynechococcus sp. genome has a segment encoding these proteins:
- a CDS encoding LOG family protein produces the protein MTLSRVALSSLQQDVDELISRLDRVPHGDVIYQALQLFLEIADEELERLDWKILRSCLRDMHQALRVFAPYRHTRKISIFGSARTPATAPVYEMAVRFAQAASAMGFMIITGAGGGIMEAGNKGAGPNKSFGLNIELPFEQGANPYIEGDSRLIHFKYFFTRKLFLLKETDAIAVFPGGFGTQDEAFECLTLCQTGKAPPKPLALMDVPGGTYWQRWDWFIREELAAKGLINGEDQELYRICTSVEEGLAYLSGFYRVYHSSRYVGDRLVLRLNQDISDAALAELNRDFQDILVSGQIERTEPLPREVEDEQPINRPALTHTLHLPRLILHFNQRDYSRLYQLIYRLNGFAKAEAVYHPERK, from the coding sequence ATGACCCTTTCGCGAGTCGCTTTAAGTAGCCTACAGCAAGACGTCGATGAGTTAATTAGTCGCTTGGATAGGGTGCCCCACGGCGACGTGATTTACCAAGCCCTGCAGCTTTTTCTGGAGATTGCCGATGAGGAACTGGAACGACTAGATTGGAAAATTCTGCGTTCCTGCCTGCGGGATATGCACCAAGCCCTGCGGGTCTTTGCCCCCTATCGCCATACCCGCAAAATCTCGATCTTTGGCTCTGCCCGCACCCCCGCCACTGCGCCGGTCTATGAAATGGCGGTGCGCTTTGCCCAAGCCGCGAGTGCGATGGGGTTTATGATTATCACCGGTGCCGGGGGGGGCATCATGGAGGCTGGTAACAAAGGGGCAGGCCCCAATAAGTCCTTTGGTCTCAACATTGAACTGCCCTTTGAGCAGGGGGCCAATCCCTACATTGAAGGGGATTCGCGCCTGATTCACTTTAAGTACTTCTTTACGCGCAAGCTCTTTTTGCTCAAGGAAACCGATGCCATTGCCGTCTTTCCCGGTGGCTTTGGCACCCAGGATGAAGCCTTTGAATGCTTGACCCTGTGCCAAACGGGTAAGGCCCCCCCTAAACCCCTGGCCTTGATGGACGTTCCAGGGGGCACCTACTGGCAACGCTGGGATTGGTTTATTCGGGAAGAACTGGCAGCCAAGGGGCTGATTAACGGAGAAGATCAGGAACTCTACCGCATCTGCACCAGTGTTGAGGAGGGCTTAGCCTATCTGAGTGGCTTTTATCGTGTCTATCACTCTAGCCGCTATGTGGGCGATCGCTTGGTGCTGCGGTTAAACCAAGACATTAGTGATGCTGCCTTAGCGGAACTCAATCGGGATTTTCAAGACATTCTCGTGTCGGGGCAGATTGAACGGACGGAACCGTTGCCTCGGGAAGTGGAAGACGAGCAACCCATTAACCGCCCTGCCTTGACCCACACACTCCACCTACCGCGATTGATTTTGCACTTTAACCAGCGGGATTACAGCCGCCTTTACCAACTCATCTATCGCCTTAATGGCTTTGCCAAGGCGGAGGCTGTGTACCATCCCGAACGTAAATAG
- the purB gene encoding adenylosuccinate lyase, protein MIERYTLAPMGNLWTDAYKFQTWLDVEIAVCEAQAELGHIPAAAVAEIKAKAKFDPERVQAIEAEVKHDVIAFLTNVNEHVGDAGRYIHLGLTSSDVLDTGLALQLVASLRLIQEQLEYLIQAVRHRAQEHRYTVMVGRSHGIHAEPITFGFKLAGWLAELLRHRDRLCQLQRTVAVGKISGAVGTYANVDPRVEAIACQKLGLQPDTASTQVISRDRHADYVQTLALLGASLERFAVEIRNLQRTDVLEVEEFFAKGQKGSSAMPHKRNPIRSERLTGLARVLRGNALAALENVALWHERDISHSAVERVILPDSSILAHFMLVEMTDLVQTLQVYPENMRRNMNCYGGVIFSQRVLLALVEKGLSREAAYALVQKHAHAAWNHPQGDFAANLKADPEIQRYLSPEELEACFNPEHHLRHLEEIYQRLGI, encoded by the coding sequence ATGATCGAACGCTATACCCTGGCCCCAATGGGGAACCTTTGGACGGATGCCTACAAATTCCAAACTTGGCTCGATGTGGAGATTGCGGTCTGCGAAGCCCAAGCCGAACTGGGGCATATTCCAGCGGCGGCCGTTGCCGAGATCAAAGCCAAGGCCAAGTTTGACCCCGAACGGGTACAGGCAATTGAAGCGGAGGTGAAGCACGATGTCATTGCTTTCCTGACCAACGTCAACGAGCATGTCGGCGATGCTGGGCGCTATATTCACCTTGGCTTGACTAGCTCCGACGTTCTCGACACCGGTTTAGCCCTGCAACTGGTGGCCAGTCTAAGGCTGATTCAAGAGCAGTTGGAGTATCTCATTCAGGCGGTGCGCCACCGTGCCCAAGAACATCGCTATACGGTGATGGTGGGGCGCAGTCATGGGATTCACGCCGAGCCCATTACCTTTGGGTTTAAGCTGGCGGGTTGGTTGGCGGAACTGCTGCGGCATCGCGATCGCCTGTGTCAATTGCAGCGCACAGTGGCGGTGGGCAAAATCTCGGGGGCGGTGGGCACCTATGCCAATGTCGATCCGCGCGTAGAGGCGATCGCCTGCCAAAAACTAGGACTACAACCCGATACCGCTTCAACGCAGGTCATTTCCCGCGATCGCCATGCAGATTATGTGCAGACCCTTGCCCTCCTAGGCGCCAGTCTGGAGCGCTTTGCCGTTGAAATTCGCAATCTTCAGCGCACCGATGTCCTGGAAGTCGAGGAATTTTTCGCGAAGGGTCAAAAAGGCTCCTCCGCTATGCCCCACAAACGCAATCCGATTCGTTCTGAACGGCTGACGGGGCTGGCGCGAGTGCTGCGGGGCAATGCCTTGGCTGCCCTGGAAAATGTTGCCCTTTGGCATGAGCGGGATATTTCCCACAGTGCAGTGGAACGGGTGATTTTGCCCGACAGCTCCATTCTCGCCCACTTTATGCTGGTGGAAATGACTGACTTGGTGCAAACCCTGCAGGTGTATCCCGAGAATATGCGTCGCAATATGAATTGCTATGGCGGTGTCATCTTTAGTCAGCGGGTGCTCTTGGCCTTGGTGGAAAAAGGCCTCAGCCGTGAAGCGGCCTATGCCCTTGTGCAAAAACATGCCCATGCCGCTTGGAATCACCCCCAGGGGGACTTTGCCGCCAACCTAAAGGCAGACCCTGAAATTCAGCGGTATCTCAGTCCTGAGGAATTAGAGGCCTGCTTTAACCCAGAGCACCACCTGCGGCATTTGGAGGAAATTTACCAGCGCTTGGGAATTTAA
- the ftsH gene encoding ATP-dependent zinc metalloprotease FtsH, with the protein MKYAQRLCQRLSQLALVVGLSLAPTNIGLGQSSNNNTVSYTQFLNALKAGEVRSVELYQEQGLAKFRRKNQPEQSPPQEVRLFDRNPELVELLRQVSSRYDTTVRVVPSGNESAVVSLVSNLVLGFFVLILFLMILQRVSNAPGGPGQILNFGKSRARFQMEAQTGVTFGDVAGIEEAKEELQEVVTFLKNSEKFTSIGARIPKGVLLIGPPGTGKTLLAKAIAGEAGVPFFSISGSEFVEMFVGVGASRVRDLFRKAKENAPCLVFIDEIDAVGRQRGAGIGGGNDEREQTLNQLLTEMDGFEGNTGIIVIAATNRPDVLDAALLRPGRFDRQITVDLPSYKGRLQILQVHARNKKIAPEVSLEAIARRTPGFSGAALANLLNEAAILTARRRKPAITNAEIDDAIDRVTIGMTLTPLLDSKKKWLIAYHEVGHALLMTLLKHADPLNKVTIIPRSGGVGGFAQQIFDEERVDSGLYTRAWLLDEITILLGGRAAEVEIFGDAEVTVGASSDLRAVANLAREMVTRYGMSDLGHLALETTGNEVFLGRDLMPRAEYSEAVAVQIDRQVRAIVMHCYEIARKLIREHRVAIDKLVELLLDKETIDGDEFRALVRQYTTLPVKEPPWQATATPVSFRQDAQPS; encoded by the coding sequence TCGAGCAACAATAATACCGTTTCCTACACTCAATTCCTCAATGCCCTTAAGGCCGGTGAAGTTCGCTCCGTTGAACTCTATCAGGAACAGGGACTAGCCAAGTTTCGCCGCAAGAATCAGCCAGAACAATCGCCTCCCCAAGAGGTACGGCTCTTTGATCGCAATCCTGAACTGGTGGAACTGCTGCGCCAAGTGAGCAGTCGCTATGACACGACGGTGCGGGTGGTGCCCTCAGGCAATGAGAGCGCCGTTGTCAGTCTAGTTTCCAACTTGGTGCTGGGCTTCTTTGTGCTGATTTTATTCCTGATGATTTTGCAGCGGGTCAGTAATGCCCCTGGCGGCCCTGGGCAGATTCTCAACTTTGGCAAATCCCGCGCCCGCTTTCAAATGGAGGCACAAACGGGGGTGACCTTTGGCGATGTGGCAGGAATTGAAGAAGCCAAAGAAGAGCTGCAGGAAGTCGTCACCTTTCTCAAGAATTCAGAGAAATTTACCTCTATTGGTGCCCGTATTCCCAAGGGGGTGCTGCTGATTGGGCCACCGGGAACTGGGAAAACGCTCCTTGCCAAGGCGATCGCCGGTGAAGCTGGGGTACCCTTCTTTTCCATTTCTGGCTCTGAATTTGTGGAAATGTTTGTCGGTGTCGGCGCCTCCCGCGTGCGCGATCTCTTCAGAAAGGCTAAGGAAAACGCCCCCTGTTTGGTGTTTATTGATGAAATTGATGCCGTTGGTCGCCAACGGGGTGCGGGAATTGGCGGTGGCAATGATGAGCGCGAGCAAACCCTCAACCAACTCCTAACGGAAATGGATGGCTTTGAGGGCAATACTGGCATTATTGTCATTGCAGCAACGAACCGCCCCGATGTTTTGGATGCTGCCCTACTGCGCCCTGGCCGCTTTGACCGCCAGATTACCGTTGATTTGCCCAGCTACAAAGGACGCCTCCAAATTCTCCAAGTCCATGCGCGCAACAAAAAAATTGCCCCTGAGGTGTCCCTAGAGGCGATCGCCCGCCGGACCCCCGGTTTTTCAGGTGCCGCCCTGGCTAACCTTCTCAATGAAGCTGCGATCCTCACAGCGCGCCGCCGCAAACCCGCCATTACCAATGCCGAAATTGACGATGCCATTGACCGGGTCACCATTGGCATGACGCTCACCCCTCTCCTCGACAGTAAGAAAAAGTGGCTGATTGCCTACCACGAAGTGGGGCATGCGTTGTTGATGACACTGCTAAAACACGCCGATCCCCTCAATAAAGTGACGATTATCCCCCGTTCTGGGGGTGTTGGTGGCTTTGCCCAGCAGATCTTTGATGAAGAGCGGGTAGATAGTGGCCTCTATACCCGCGCCTGGCTCCTCGATGAGATCACAATTCTATTGGGAGGGCGCGCTGCTGAAGTGGAAATCTTTGGTGATGCTGAAGTTACCGTGGGTGCCAGTAGCGACTTGCGAGCAGTAGCGAATCTGGCGCGGGAAATGGTGACCCGTTACGGTATGTCGGATTTGGGACACCTAGCCCTTGAAACAACAGGCAACGAGGTCTTTCTGGGTCGAGATCTCATGCCCCGCGCTGAATATTCTGAAGCCGTGGCCGTGCAAATTGACCGGCAAGTGCGTGCGATTGTTATGCACTGCTACGAGATTGCTCGCAAACTGATCCGCGAGCATCGGGTGGCCATTGACAAGCTGGTGGAGCTGCTCCTTGACAAGGAAACCATTGACGGTGATGAGTTCCGTGCCTTGGTGCGTCAATACACCACGCTACCTGTCAAAGAACCCCCTTGGCAGGCAACGGCCACACCCGTGTCCTTTCGTCAGGATGCCCAGCCGTCCTAG
- a CDS encoding ATP-binding protein, with product MAGNGHTRVLSSGCPAVLGQEATVSDERQAVRHLLVLEDSEGRRPILLEAATYSIGRDPTNSIVLHSKMVSRQHAILFRVTSPETNSYLFRLIDGDLQGKRSTNGTLVNGQRIVAHDLRTGDMIVFGGDVRARYLTLTNMTDTEFQEFCRSTDVLGFLSKSTNPFATLVPLSEGNIENFSEAALVRLASYPELTPNPILEVDLEGRVTYLNPAAVMQFRDLQQQKLAHPLLLGLPELARYMKQTQEKVHVREVEYQGRIYEQSIHYIYESELIRSYVMDVTDRKRAEEQLRNQARREAIINRIIQAMRTTLVAAEVLQITADLLLEALGSTLCLITQTPAPHSPTYASRPQLVSLPNPLIALNQRAIALFEPTLRRGEQVVLAANCPEVPEPLQTDLRTLNVNALVITPLVYLGQLLGQITLLDCEWEPSEATSVLASDRPLWQQTLPKSWTPEDLSLLKTIADQCALAIHQAQLYQQVQELNADLERQVRARTAELEQKMQELERLNAIKDDFLSTVSHELRTPMANMKMAIHMLKHFATDDRQKRYLEILANECNRETELINDLLDLQRLEAGRSQIQQEVIDLDSWLPSVLEPFRNRMQQRQQSLEVLRPATLPPLLSNRHALARILAELLNNACKYSPAGAQIVVRFDPIGGDRLQIQVSNPSEIPSEELPRIFEKFYRIPNADPWQQGGTGLGLALTQKLVEQLQGEISADSAAGMTTFTLSLPLATGDPST from the coding sequence TTGGCAGGCAACGGCCACACCCGTGTCCTTTCGTCAGGATGCCCAGCCGTCCTAGGTCAGGAGGCAACGGTGAGCGATGAGCGGCAGGCAGTCCGCCACCTACTAGTCCTCGAAGACAGTGAGGGGCGGCGACCCATTTTGCTAGAGGCGGCCACCTACTCCATTGGCCGTGATCCGACGAACTCAATTGTGCTCCACTCCAAGATGGTCTCACGGCAGCACGCGATTTTGTTCCGAGTGACTAGTCCTGAGACCAATAGCTATCTTTTTCGCCTGATTGATGGCGATTTGCAGGGCAAGCGCAGTACGAATGGGACTTTAGTCAATGGCCAGCGGATTGTGGCCCATGATTTGCGCACGGGCGACATGATTGTGTTTGGCGGTGATGTGCGGGCCCGCTACCTGACCCTGACCAACATGACAGATACCGAGTTTCAGGAGTTTTGCCGCAGTACCGATGTCTTGGGATTTCTCTCCAAAAGCACCAATCCCTTTGCAACGCTCGTTCCCCTCAGTGAGGGCAACATCGAGAATTTTAGTGAAGCGGCCTTAGTGCGCTTGGCCTCCTATCCAGAACTGACGCCCAACCCGATTTTAGAGGTGGATTTAGAGGGGAGGGTGACATATCTCAATCCAGCGGCAGTGATGCAGTTTCGGGACTTGCAACAACAGAAGTTAGCTCATCCCCTGCTATTGGGACTGCCGGAACTAGCGCGTTACATGAAGCAAACCCAAGAAAAAGTCCATGTGCGGGAGGTGGAGTACCAAGGCCGCATCTACGAGCAATCGATCCACTACATCTATGAAAGTGAGCTGATCCGCAGCTATGTCATGGATGTTACCGATCGCAAACGCGCCGAGGAACAACTGCGCAACCAAGCGCGGCGGGAGGCCATCATTAACCGCATCATTCAAGCCATGCGGACCACCTTGGTGGCAGCAGAAGTACTGCAAATTACCGCTGATTTACTCCTAGAGGCCCTAGGCTCAACCCTCTGCCTGATTACCCAAACCCCGGCCCCCCATAGCCCTACCTATGCGAGCCGTCCCCAATTGGTCAGCTTGCCCAACCCCTTGATTGCTCTCAACCAACGGGCGATCGCCCTCTTTGAGCCCACCCTCAGGAGGGGTGAACAGGTGGTTTTGGCGGCTAATTGTCCAGAGGTGCCAGAGCCACTGCAAACGGATCTGAGAACCTTAAATGTCAATGCCTTGGTGATCACGCCGCTGGTTTACCTGGGCCAACTCTTGGGGCAAATTACGCTGCTAGATTGTGAGTGGGAACCGAGTGAGGCAACGTCAGTTTTGGCGAGCGATCGCCCACTTTGGCAACAAACCTTGCCCAAGTCTTGGACACCGGAAGATTTAAGCCTCCTCAAAACCATTGCCGATCAGTGTGCCCTCGCCATTCACCAAGCACAGCTTTACCAACAGGTGCAAGAACTCAATGCGGATTTGGAGCGACAAGTGCGCGCCCGTACCGCCGAACTGGAACAGAAAATGCAGGAGCTCGAGCGGCTGAATGCCATTAAGGATGATTTCTTGAGTACCGTCTCCCACGAGTTGCGTACGCCCATGGCCAATATGAAAATGGCCATCCATATGCTGAAGCATTTTGCCACCGACGATCGCCAGAAACGCTACCTTGAGATTCTCGCCAATGAGTGCAACCGCGAAACCGAACTGATCAATGATTTACTCGATCTGCAACGCCTAGAGGCAGGGCGCAGCCAGATTCAACAGGAGGTGATTGATCTCGACAGTTGGCTGCCTTCGGTGCTCGAACCCTTTCGCAACCGCATGCAACAGCGGCAGCAATCCCTTGAGGTCTTGCGCCCCGCCACGTTGCCCCCCCTCCTCTCCAACCGCCATGCCTTAGCTCGCATCTTAGCAGAGTTACTCAACAATGCCTGTAAGTATAGCCCTGCTGGCGCACAGATTGTTGTCCGGTTCGATCCCATCGGGGGCGATCGCCTGCAAATTCAGGTGAGTAATCCCTCAGAGATCCCCAGTGAGGAACTGCCGCGCATCTTTGAAAAGTTCTATCGCATTCCCAATGCCGATCCGTGGCAACAGGGGGGAACCGGTTTAGGCCTCGCCCTCACCCAAAAACTCGTAGAGCAATTGCAGGGTGAAATTAGCGCCGACAGCGCAGCAGGCATGACCACCTTTACCCTCAGCCTACCCCTTGCCACAGGCGATCCCTCCACCTGA
- the pyrE gene encoding orotate phosphoribosyltransferase: MDDSLADLRQELLALLCRDAYRAGEFTLSSGQKSPYYINCKPVTLSARGAYLVGRLFLEQLAPEAAAVAGLTLGADPLVVAVSVLSNMQGRDRAALIVRKEAKGHGTMSFIEGPPLPQGAVVTVLEDVITTGGSALKAVVRLQEAGYVVNEVLAIVDRQGGGAAAFAAQGIPLRSLFQVSDLEAYLNRP, translated from the coding sequence ATGGACGATTCCCTTGCTGACTTGCGGCAGGAACTCTTGGCACTTCTTTGCCGCGATGCCTACCGTGCCGGAGAGTTTACCCTGTCCTCTGGCCAAAAAAGCCCCTACTACATTAACTGCAAGCCCGTTACCCTCTCGGCACGGGGCGCTTACCTGGTGGGGCGGCTCTTTCTGGAGCAGTTAGCCCCTGAGGCGGCGGCGGTGGCAGGTCTCACCCTTGGGGCAGATCCGTTGGTGGTGGCAGTGAGTGTGCTTTCCAATATGCAGGGACGGGATCGGGCAGCCCTGATTGTGCGCAAGGAAGCCAAAGGCCACGGCACGATGAGCTTTATTGAAGGTCCCCCCTTGCCCCAGGGGGCAGTGGTCACGGTGTTAGAGGATGTGATTACCACAGGGGGGTCGGCCCTCAAGGCTGTTGTGCGTCTCCAAGAGGCGGGCTATGTCGTGAATGAGGTCCTAGCGATTGTGGATCGCCAAGGGGGCGGCGCCGCTGCTTTTGCGGCTCAGGGGATCCCCCTGCGATCGCTCTTTCAAGTCAGTGACTTAGAAGCCTATCTCAATCGCCCTTAA
- the cysS gene encoding cysteine--tRNA ligase, with amino-acid sequence MPLHLYNTLSRHLEPFSPLHPERVTIYACGVTVYDYCHLGHARSYVAWDVLRRYLTFLGYTVHYVQNFTDIDDKILRRAHENGETMATVSDRYIAAYHEDMAALNILPASAYPRATEVIPEIINLIQGLLDRGYAYVAGGDVYYAVAQFPSYGKLSGRHLEQLMAGASGRIEEEEEQRKRHPLDFALWKAAKPEEMSVYQPWEAPWGKGRPGWHIECSAMVRQAFGATVDIHCGGMDLIFPHHENEIAQSEAVTQQPLARFWLHNGFVTVNTEKMSKSLGNFTTIRDLLAQGVDPMALRLLVLQAQYRKPLDFTPEALTAAAKGWQTLGEALRVHQQIPLPPIDADEVKSHPSTQAFCQAMDEDLNTAAALAVIFELAKTLNREQHRYLHGGEWGRSPAEVSRDWHTLVTLAQVLGLEAKQAAQTAEPVGLSDAEIQALIAARTAARQAKNYAESDRLRDVLLAQGVKLVDQKDGTTHWFRVPSAP; translated from the coding sequence GTGCCCTTACATCTGTACAACACATTGTCTCGCCACCTTGAACCCTTTTCGCCCCTGCACCCAGAGCGGGTGACGATCTATGCCTGTGGTGTTACAGTCTATGACTATTGCCATTTAGGGCACGCCCGTTCCTATGTAGCTTGGGATGTGCTGCGCCGTTATCTCACGTTCTTGGGCTACACAGTGCACTATGTGCAGAATTTTACCGATATTGATGACAAAATTCTGCGCCGTGCCCATGAAAACGGTGAAACCATGGCGACGGTGAGCGATCGCTACATTGCCGCCTACCACGAGGACATGGCGGCTTTGAATATCCTGCCTGCCAGTGCTTATCCCCGCGCCACAGAGGTAATTCCAGAAATTATTAACCTCATCCAAGGGCTGCTGGATCGGGGCTATGCCTACGTGGCTGGGGGGGATGTTTACTATGCTGTGGCGCAATTTCCCAGCTATGGCAAGCTCTCGGGGCGCCACCTTGAGCAATTGATGGCCGGTGCCAGTGGTCGCATTGAGGAAGAGGAGGAGCAGCGCAAACGCCATCCCCTAGATTTTGCCCTCTGGAAGGCAGCAAAGCCAGAGGAAATGAGTGTTTATCAACCGTGGGAAGCCCCTTGGGGTAAAGGGCGCCCCGGCTGGCACATTGAATGCTCAGCAATGGTGCGACAGGCCTTTGGGGCAACGGTGGATATCCACTGCGGCGGTATGGATTTAATTTTCCCCCACCACGAGAACGAAATTGCCCAATCGGAGGCGGTGACACAACAGCCCCTGGCGCGATTTTGGCTCCACAACGGTTTTGTTACCGTTAACACCGAGAAAATGTCCAAGTCCTTGGGGAATTTCACAACTATTCGTGACCTGCTGGCTCAGGGGGTGGATCCCATGGCCTTGCGCCTATTGGTCCTGCAGGCTCAGTACCGCAAACCCTTGGACTTTACGCCAGAGGCACTGACCGCCGCTGCCAAGGGCTGGCAAACCCTAGGGGAAGCCCTGCGCGTGCATCAGCAGATTCCCCTGCCCCCTATAGATGCAGATGAGGTGAAAAGCCACCCCAGTACTCAAGCCTTTTGCCAGGCCATGGATGAGGACTTGAACACGGCAGCGGCTCTAGCAGTGATCTTTGAGCTGGCGAAAACCCTCAATCGTGAGCAACATCGCTATCTCCATGGCGGCGAGTGGGGGCGATCGCCCGCCGAAGTCAGCCGCGACTGGCACACTTTGGTGACCTTAGCTCAGGTCTTGGGCCTAGAGGCAAAGCAGGCAGCCCAGACGGCAGAACCTGTGGGTCTAAGCGATGCCGAAATTCAAGCCCTGATTGCCGCTCGCACCGCTGCCCGCCAAGCCAAGAACTACGCTGAGAGCGATCGCCTGCGGGATGTCCTTTTGGCTCAAGGGGTCAAACTCGTGGATCAAAAGGACGGCACCACCCATTGGTTTCGCGTGCCCTCAGCCCCCTAA